Proteins encoded by one window of Pseudonocardia sp. HH130629-09:
- a CDS encoding glycoside hydrolase family 16 protein, which produces MRTRTRTTVAMLAATLALSAVTTAGASTASEAPAGPAGVVSRTVAEDPAPPADDNDASPAAGAATPATPAGPAAGSATPADPAAGPATPNDQVAGTAPPDDPAGGTAKATPADPAAPPASSHCTETAAQKLGWGAPTRESDFDGTTVPPDWHPYGPEPGHNKKGTRTPEAVTVADGAMSISADADGNTGAVSWHPGQRYGRWEACVKSDEGQGGINALLLLWPVAEDFPVGGEIDWMEIMDDSRQKTSFFLHYGPDNDQDYGSVKHDSTQWSAYALEWTPEKITGYVNGKEWYSNTDTDQFPPRAMNMTMQLDYFGDAGGPTAMHMDWARQWALPQSSAATLSLPPGSAATGQPRDFPGRKPRELSGPEQQAQTAMLAREQR; this is translated from the coding sequence GTGCGGACCAGGACCAGGACGACGGTGGCGATGCTGGCCGCGACGCTCGCGCTCTCGGCGGTCACGACGGCCGGCGCGTCGACGGCGTCGGAAGCACCCGCCGGTCCGGCGGGCGTCGTGAGCCGGACGGTCGCCGAGGACCCGGCACCCCCGGCGGACGACAACGACGCATCCCCGGCCGCCGGCGCCGCGACCCCAGCCACCCCGGCCGGCCCGGCTGCCGGAAGCGCGACTCCGGCCGATCCGGCTGCCGGCCCCGCGACCCCGAACGACCAGGTCGCCGGAACCGCGCCCCCGGACGACCCGGCCGGCGGGACGGCGAAGGCGACCCCGGCCGACCCTGCCGCACCCCCGGCGTCGTCGCACTGCACCGAGACCGCGGCACAGAAGCTCGGCTGGGGCGCCCCCACCCGCGAGTCCGACTTCGACGGCACCACGGTCCCGCCGGACTGGCACCCCTACGGTCCCGAGCCCGGCCACAACAAGAAGGGCACCCGCACCCCGGAGGCGGTCACCGTCGCCGACGGGGCGATGAGCATCTCCGCCGACGCCGACGGCAACACCGGCGCCGTCAGCTGGCACCCCGGCCAGCGCTACGGCCGGTGGGAGGCCTGCGTGAAGTCGGACGAGGGACAGGGCGGGATCAACGCGCTGCTGCTGCTCTGGCCGGTCGCCGAGGACTTCCCGGTCGGCGGCGAGATCGACTGGATGGAGATCATGGACGACTCCCGCCAGAAGACCAGCTTCTTCCTGCACTACGGACCCGACAACGACCAGGACTACGGGTCGGTGAAGCACGACTCGACGCAGTGGTCGGCCTACGCGCTGGAGTGGACCCCGGAGAAGATCACCGGGTACGTGAACGGGAAGGAGTGGTACTCCAACACCGACACCGACCAGTTCCCGCCCCGCGCGATGAACATGACCATGCAGCTCGACTACTTCGGCGACGCCGGCGGCCCGACCGCCATGCACATGGACTGGGCCCGGCAGTGGGCGCTGCCGCAGAGCAGCGCGGCCACGCTGAGCCTGCCGCCCGGCTCGGCCGCGACCGGGCAGCCCCGCGACTTCCCGGGCCGGAAGCCGCGCGAGCTGTCCGGGCCCGAACAGCAGGCGCAGACCGCGATGCTCGCCCGCGAGCAGCGCTGA
- the idi gene encoding isopentenyl-diphosphate Delta-isomerase, with translation MEQVVLLDDDGNPVGVADKATVHGASTPRHLAFSCYGVDDAGRLLVTRRARTKTAFPLVWTNTCCGHPAPGEEMADAVHRRLADELGVRATELRMVLPDFSYRASQDGIEENELCPVFVARITGEPEPRPDEVEDLAWWSWSRFRAAADDPDSGLSPWARLQAPLLDALADPLLVGARG, from the coding sequence ATGGAACAGGTTGTGCTGCTGGACGACGACGGCAACCCGGTCGGCGTCGCGGACAAGGCCACCGTGCACGGTGCGAGCACCCCGCGGCACCTGGCGTTCTCCTGCTACGGCGTCGACGACGCCGGCCGGCTGCTGGTAACCCGGCGCGCCCGCACCAAGACCGCCTTCCCCCTGGTCTGGACCAACACCTGCTGCGGCCATCCCGCACCCGGTGAGGAGATGGCCGACGCGGTGCACCGCAGGCTGGCCGACGAGCTGGGCGTCCGTGCGACCGAGCTGCGGATGGTGCTGCCGGACTTCAGCTACCGCGCGTCGCAGGACGGGATCGAGGAGAACGAGCTCTGCCCGGTGTTCGTCGCCCGGATCACCGGTGAGCCCGAGCCGCGCCCCGACGAGGTCGAGGACCTGGCCTGGTGGAGCTGGTCGCGCTTCCGCGCCGCCGCCGACGACCCGGACTCCGGGCTGTCGCCGTGGGCCCGGCTGCAGGCTCCGCTGCTCGACGCGCTGGCCGACCCGCTGCTGGTCGGCGCCCGGGGCTGA
- a CDS encoding carbohydrate kinase family protein: protein MPDTAAGRPPRGVIAVAGEALVDIVPAPTQAGRTPAEQYWQFAPGGSPANVAVGLSRLDVPARMLARLADDLLGRKLRAHLSDNGVDLSHSVEAAEPSSLAIVELAADGQASYDFRIAGTADWQWTDDELAGALDDGPTGPVVAVHSGSLALTTAPGHDALRELLASAVDTATVSYDPNFRPMLMGSPEEVLPGVHELLGVADVVKVSEEDLAWLHPGRKPGDVVGEWLELGPAVVVVTLGADGVLAGTSSGLHLVQPGRTVEVVDTVGAGDSFSAALLAGLHRRGLLGATARDDLYRIDRPTLEAVLTEAVAASAITCSRHGANPPTRAELDAAI from the coding sequence ATGCCCGACACAGCCGCCGGACGCCCGCCACGCGGAGTGATCGCCGTCGCCGGAGAAGCACTCGTCGACATCGTCCCCGCGCCGACGCAGGCGGGCCGCACACCCGCCGAGCAGTACTGGCAGTTCGCGCCCGGCGGCAGCCCGGCGAACGTCGCGGTCGGACTGTCCCGCCTCGACGTGCCGGCCCGGATGCTGGCCCGCCTCGCCGACGACCTGCTGGGGCGCAAGCTGCGCGCCCACCTCTCCGACAACGGGGTCGACCTGTCGCACTCGGTCGAGGCGGCCGAGCCGTCGTCGCTGGCGATCGTGGAGCTGGCAGCCGACGGGCAGGCGTCCTACGACTTCCGGATCGCGGGCACCGCGGACTGGCAGTGGACCGACGACGAGCTCGCCGGTGCCCTCGACGACGGCCCGACCGGCCCGGTCGTCGCCGTCCACTCGGGATCGCTGGCGCTGACGACCGCGCCCGGCCACGACGCGCTGCGCGAGCTGCTCGCCTCCGCCGTGGACACCGCGACGGTCAGCTACGACCCGAACTTCCGGCCGATGCTGATGGGCTCACCGGAGGAGGTCCTGCCCGGCGTGCACGAGCTGCTGGGCGTGGCCGACGTGGTGAAGGTCAGCGAGGAGGACCTGGCCTGGCTGCACCCGGGCCGCAAGCCCGGCGACGTCGTCGGCGAGTGGCTCGAGCTGGGCCCGGCGGTCGTCGTGGTCACCCTCGGGGCGGACGGGGTGCTGGCCGGGACGTCGTCGGGACTGCACCTGGTGCAGCCCGGCCGCACTGTCGAGGTCGTCGACACGGTGGGGGCCGGGGACAGCTTCTCCGCCGCGCTGCTCGCCGGGCTGCACCGACGCGGGCTGCTCGGCGCGACCGCCCGCGACGACCTCTACCGCATCGACCGGCCGACGCTGGAGGCCGTGCTGACCGAGGCCGTCGCGGCGTCGGCGATCACCTGTTCGCGGCACGGCGCGAACCCGCCCACCCGGGCGGAGCTCGACGCCGCCATCTGA
- a CDS encoding DHA2 family efflux MFS transporter permease subunit, producing the protein MTTEPAPDRDTERLPAGALLIIGLLVGSAFVMILNETIMSVALPALIADLRVTPATAQWLTSGFLLTMAVVIPITGYLLGRFPPRSVYLASMGLFSVGTLLCAVAPAFGFLLAGRVVQATGTAVMVPLLMTTILRLVPASRRGQTMGTISIVIAVAPAVGPTLSGVILSALGWRWMFWIVLPIALVALVAGAQRLRVEAETTRATLDVASVLISAVAFAGIVYGLSAIGESAAGGAHTAVPPWVPLVLGAVALAVFVHRQVRLQRGTGTAPLLDLRPFTVRRYTLSLVLVATGFMSLFGAIILLPLYIQDVLGDSAFVAGLVVLPGGLVMGLLGPFVGRAYDRFGARPLVLPGAVLLAVVMWGFTTLAATTPLWLVVVLHVGLSAALALMFTPLMTDALGSLPGELYSHGSAILTTLQQVAGAAGTALFITVMTLAGAGAGAGAGSGVDAAGVHAAFLVAAVVSLVTVVVAVVASRLPAPASDPQDARV; encoded by the coding sequence GTGACCACCGAGCCGGCCCCCGACCGCGACACCGAGCGGCTGCCCGCCGGAGCCCTGCTGATCATCGGGCTGCTCGTCGGCTCGGCGTTCGTGATGATCCTGAACGAGACGATCATGAGCGTGGCGCTGCCCGCCCTTATCGCCGACCTGCGCGTCACCCCGGCGACCGCGCAGTGGCTGACCAGCGGATTCCTGCTGACGATGGCGGTGGTCATCCCGATCACGGGGTACCTGCTCGGGCGGTTCCCGCCGCGGTCGGTCTACCTCGCCTCCATGGGTCTGTTCAGCGTCGGGACCCTGCTGTGCGCGGTCGCGCCCGCGTTCGGGTTCCTGCTGGCCGGGCGGGTCGTGCAGGCCACCGGCACCGCGGTGATGGTCCCGCTGCTCATGACGACGATCCTGCGCCTGGTCCCGGCGAGCCGCCGCGGGCAGACGATGGGCACGATCTCGATCGTCATCGCGGTGGCGCCCGCGGTCGGCCCGACGCTGTCCGGGGTGATCCTCTCCGCGCTGGGCTGGCGCTGGATGTTCTGGATCGTGCTGCCGATCGCCCTGGTCGCACTGGTCGCGGGTGCGCAGCGGCTGCGGGTCGAGGCGGAGACGACGCGGGCCACGCTCGACGTCGCCTCGGTCCTGATCTCGGCCGTCGCGTTCGCCGGGATCGTCTACGGGCTGTCCGCGATCGGCGAGTCCGCCGCCGGGGGCGCGCACACCGCGGTGCCGCCGTGGGTGCCGCTGGTGCTCGGAGCGGTGGCGCTCGCGGTGTTCGTGCACCGCCAGGTCCGCCTGCAGCGCGGCACCGGCACGGCCCCGCTGCTGGACCTGCGCCCGTTCACGGTCCGCCGGTACACGTTGTCGCTGGTCCTCGTCGCGACCGGGTTCATGTCGCTGTTCGGCGCGATCATCCTGCTGCCGCTCTACATCCAGGACGTGCTGGGTGACAGCGCGTTCGTCGCGGGCCTGGTGGTGCTGCCGGGCGGGCTGGTGATGGGGCTGCTGGGCCCGTTCGTCGGCCGCGCCTACGACCGGTTCGGCGCCCGTCCGCTGGTGCTGCCGGGCGCGGTGCTGCTCGCGGTCGTGATGTGGGGGTTCACCACCCTCGCCGCGACGACGCCGCTCTGGCTGGTCGTGGTGCTGCACGTGGGCCTGTCCGCGGCGCTGGCGCTGATGTTCACGCCACTGATGACCGACGCGCTGGGTTCGCTGCCGGGCGAGCTGTACTCGCACGGCAGCGCCATACTCACCACGCTCCAGCAGGTCGCGGGCGCGGCGGGGACGGCGCTGTTCATCACCGTGATGACGCTGGCCGGGGCCGGGGCCGGGGCCGGGGCCGGGTCCGGTGTCGACGCGGCCGGGGTGCACGCGGCGTTCCTGGTCGCGGCGGTCGTATCCCTGGTGACGGTGGTCGTCGCGGTGGTCGCGTCCCGGCTGCCGGCCCCGGCGTCGGACCCGCAGGACGCCCGGGTCTGA
- a CDS encoding small ribosomal subunit Rsm22 family protein, which yields MVPEPSSALSHELSDALAAALDDALDRVPAARLAPVVERLIRDYRSGTVPTAPILRTDDDAAAYAAYRMPATHAAVLDVLERAAARVPEPVSLLDLGGGTGAAVWAAAQVWPSLEWATVLEAATPARALGRRLASGAPSPLLRAARWEAAVLGTAPVLPETDLLTACYLLGELPVPVRDAVVDAAARDARVVVLVEPGTPAGHARILDARTRLLAAGLTVAAPCPHDGACPVTGDDWCHFAVRVGRSSRHRVLKAGSLGHEDEKFSYVVGVRDGDDGSVGRAPGRVVRHPQTRKGLVTLRVCEAGGTLRDTPVPRSRRELFRHARDTVWGDAWPPE from the coding sequence GTGGTCCCCGAGCCGTCCTCCGCGCTGTCCCACGAACTGTCCGACGCGCTGGCCGCCGCCCTCGACGACGCACTCGACCGCGTCCCCGCCGCCCGGCTCGCGCCGGTGGTCGAGCGGCTGATCCGCGACTACCGCAGCGGCACGGTGCCCACCGCGCCGATCCTGCGCACCGACGACGACGCGGCCGCCTACGCCGCGTACCGGATGCCCGCCACGCACGCGGCGGTCCTCGACGTGCTGGAGCGGGCGGCCGCGCGGGTGCCCGAGCCGGTGTCGCTGCTCGACCTCGGCGGCGGGACCGGCGCCGCGGTGTGGGCGGCGGCACAGGTGTGGCCGTCGCTGGAGTGGGCCACGGTGCTGGAGGCCGCCACGCCGGCCCGGGCGCTGGGCCGCAGGCTCGCCTCCGGTGCGCCGTCGCCGCTGCTGCGGGCGGCCCGGTGGGAGGCCGCGGTGCTCGGCACCGCCCCGGTGCTGCCGGAGACCGACCTGCTGACCGCCTGCTACCTGCTCGGTGAGCTGCCGGTACCGGTGCGCGACGCCGTCGTCGACGCCGCCGCCCGGGACGCGCGGGTCGTCGTGCTCGTCGAACCGGGGACGCCGGCCGGGCACGCGCGCATCCTCGACGCCCGCACCCGCCTGCTCGCCGCGGGCCTCACCGTCGCCGCGCCCTGCCCGCACGACGGGGCCTGCCCGGTGACCGGCGACGACTGGTGCCACTTCGCCGTCCGCGTCGGACGCAGCTCGCGGCACCGGGTGCTGAAGGCCGGCTCGCTGGGGCACGAGGACGAGAAGTTCTCCTACGTCGTCGGCGTGCGTGACGGCGACGACGGGAGCGTCGGCCGGGCCCCGGGCCGCGTGGTCCGGCACCCGCAGACCCGCAAGGGACTGGTGACGCTGCGTGTCTGCGAGGCGGGCGGGACGCTGCGGGACACCCCCGTCCCGCGCAGTCGTCGGGAGCTGTTCCGGCACGCCCGTGACACCGTGTGGGGCGACGCCTGGCCACCCGAGTGA
- a CDS encoding CobW family GTP-binding protein: MPRKIPVVVLAGFLGAGKTTLLNHLLAAGGDARIGVVVNDFGSVGIDAMRVAGQAGDVVGLGNGCLCCEVGEGGVSSVLETLTRRRDEIDVVVIEASGIAEPGTLVQLVLDALGQHLSFGGLVVVVDAAEFETSRRRHPQLDKHVAMADLVVLNKIDRVGPGPLWRVRRLCREANPRAPIVPVRDGAVDPALLFDIEIVPGRQLMLGERVDEPHAQHLHAGYQSLTFLSDEPLDAARLQDLLDARPSGLYRIKGSVRFAAAPARERWDLHTVGRYVRFHRTRWDVDEPRRTTLVLIGTGLDSDALHRSLRACVATDADRRDADALLPVARYAV, translated from the coding sequence ATGCCCCGGAAGATCCCGGTCGTGGTGCTGGCCGGATTCCTCGGAGCCGGCAAGACGACACTGCTGAACCACCTCCTCGCCGCGGGCGGGGACGCGCGGATCGGCGTGGTCGTCAACGACTTCGGGTCGGTCGGCATCGACGCGATGCGCGTGGCCGGTCAGGCCGGCGACGTCGTCGGGCTCGGCAACGGCTGCCTGTGCTGCGAGGTCGGTGAGGGCGGCGTCTCCTCGGTGCTGGAGACGCTGACCCGCCGCCGCGACGAGATCGACGTCGTCGTCATCGAGGCCAGCGGCATCGCCGAGCCCGGCACGCTGGTCCAGCTCGTGCTCGACGCGCTGGGCCAGCACCTGAGCTTCGGCGGGCTCGTCGTGGTCGTCGACGCCGCGGAGTTCGAGACCTCGCGGCGCCGTCACCCCCAGCTCGACAAGCACGTCGCGATGGCCGACCTCGTCGTCCTGAACAAGATCGACAGGGTGGGACCGGGGCCGCTCTGGCGGGTCCGCAGGCTGTGCCGCGAGGCCAACCCGCGGGCACCGATCGTCCCGGTCCGCGACGGCGCGGTGGACCCGGCGCTGCTGTTCGACATCGAGATCGTGCCGGGACGGCAGCTGATGCTCGGCGAGCGCGTCGACGAACCGCACGCCCAGCACCTGCACGCCGGATACCAGAGCCTGACGTTCCTCAGTGACGAACCGCTCGACGCCGCCCGCCTGCAGGACCTGCTCGACGCCAGGCCGTCCGGGCTTTACCGGATCAAGGGCTCGGTGCGCTTCGCGGCCGCCCCGGCCCGGGAACGCTGGGACCTCCACACCGTCGGCCGGTACGTGCGGTTCCACCGGACCCGGTGGGACGTCGACGAGCCCCGGCGCACCACCCTGGTCCTGATCGGCACCGGTCTCGACTCCGACGCGCTGCACCGGTCACTGCGGGCCTGCGTCGCGACCGACGCCGACCGCCGCGACGCCGACGCCTTGCTCCCGGTCGCCCGCTACGCGGTCTGA
- a CDS encoding transposase: protein MPEVRKRYDREFRDGAVRVVEETGKPIAQVARDLGVNEGTLGNWVARAREAREDTEGLSRGGVEELKRLRAENAELRMERDVLKRSVVLWVKEATK, encoded by the coding sequence ATGCCAGAGGTACGGAAGCGCTACGACCGGGAGTTCCGTGACGGAGCGGTCCGGGTCGTGGAGGAGACGGGCAAGCCGATCGCCCAGGTCGCCCGTGACCTGGGGGTCAACGAGGGCACGCTGGGCAACTGGGTGGCCCGTGCACGAGAGGCCCGCGAGGACACCGAGGGCCTGTCTCGCGGCGGCGTCGAGGAGCTCAAGCGGCTGCGCGCGGAGAACGCCGAGCTGCGGATGGAGCGTGATGTCCTCAAGCGATCCGTGGTCCTGTGGGTCAAGGAGGCGACGAAGTGA
- a CDS encoding geranylgeranyl reductase family protein, whose translation MSTYDVVVVGAGPAGCAAALNVLRLRSSASVLLLDAASFPRDKTCGDGIAAEVFDLLDELGSTGVRTLGVAAPRLRLRTPAGRVVHRTARRPNRVVPRRELDAALVDAAVAAGAQLRRHRVRTVVPRGDRVLVDDVAARVVIGADGANSVVRHALGAPAVPPWSTAVAIRGYAPVAAEPGTLSIEYAGGAVPAYAWSFPIAGGGANVGYGVFDERGAGNRASLLERLAALLPGQEPDPATLRAHHLPLSTAPRFQPDGRVLLAGDAAAKVNPLTGEGIFDAVASGILAGRSALRGDDAGAAHRAAMEQTFARHHRHVGALARLAARPAFLDAAISAAARHQRVFDCAVELGLARGTVSPAALAVVAAHLPAAALGAVVRRRAAARSGV comes from the coding sequence ATGTCCACCTACGACGTCGTCGTGGTCGGGGCGGGTCCCGCCGGCTGCGCCGCGGCGCTCAACGTGTTGCGGCTGCGGTCGTCGGCGTCGGTGCTCCTGCTCGACGCGGCGTCCTTCCCCCGCGACAAGACCTGCGGAGACGGCATAGCGGCCGAGGTGTTCGACCTGCTCGACGAGCTGGGCTCCACCGGGGTCCGCACGCTCGGCGTCGCGGCACCGCGACTGCGCCTGCGCACCCCGGCGGGCCGGGTCGTGCACCGCACCGCGCGCCGGCCGAACCGGGTGGTCCCGCGCCGGGAGCTGGACGCGGCGCTGGTCGACGCGGCCGTCGCCGCCGGGGCGCAGCTGCGCCGCCACCGGGTCCGCACCGTCGTCCCCCGCGGGGACCGGGTGCTGGTCGACGACGTCGCCGCCCGGGTCGTGATCGGCGCCGACGGGGCGAACTCGGTGGTCCGCCACGCACTCGGCGCGCCGGCCGTGCCGCCGTGGTCGACGGCGGTGGCGATCCGCGGGTACGCCCCGGTGGCCGCCGAGCCGGGGACGCTGTCGATCGAGTACGCCGGCGGCGCCGTCCCGGCCTACGCCTGGTCGTTCCCGATCGCGGGCGGCGGCGCCAACGTCGGCTACGGCGTGTTCGACGAGCGCGGCGCCGGGAACCGGGCGTCGCTGCTGGAGCGGCTGGCCGCTCTGCTGCCCGGCCAGGAACCCGACCCGGCCACGCTGCGCGCGCACCACCTCCCGCTGTCGACCGCGCCCCGGTTCCAGCCCGACGGACGGGTGCTGCTGGCCGGTGACGCCGCGGCGAAGGTGAACCCGCTGACCGGCGAGGGGATCTTCGACGCCGTCGCCTCCGGGATCCTCGCCGGGCGCAGCGCGCTGCGCGGTGACGACGCGGGCGCCGCCCACCGCGCCGCCATGGAGCAGACCTTCGCCCGGCACCACCGCCACGTCGGTGCGCTCGCCCGGCTGGCGGCCCGCCCCGCGTTCCTCGACGCCGCGATCAGCGCCGCCGCACGGCACCAGCGGGTGTTCGACTGCGCGGTGGAGCTGGGGCTGGCGCGGGGCACGGTGTCCCCCGCCGCGCTCGCGGTCGTCGCCGCGCACCTGCCGGCTGCCGCGCTCGGCGCCGTGGTCCGGCGCCGGGCAGCCGCCCGCTCGGGCGTGTGA
- a CDS encoding IS3 family transposase, producing MSVARFIADQRTFHRVPHTLACALLGVSISWLYKWLDRAARSDGGATATEKRRCALDAAVAVAFDDAQRLHGSPRLHADLCEAGWRVSEKTVADSMRRQGLVARRIKRHNGLTRQDRTAPKFPDLLRRGFTAAEPNRRWVGDMTEIPTAAGKLYLATVIDLYSRRLLGAATGLHPNPELACAAIRMAVAARGGADRIAGVIFHTDRGSTYTAGAFTALCRRLDIRQSMGRVGSCFDNAAAEAFFSSLEWEVLSRNDFDTISRARAAVIDWCYGFYNHRRRHSAAAGLSPINYENAALTRDAA from the coding sequence GTGAGCGTGGCCCGTTTCATCGCCGACCAGAGGACCTTCCACCGGGTGCCGCACACGCTGGCCTGCGCCCTGTTGGGGGTGTCGATCTCCTGGCTGTACAAGTGGCTCGACCGCGCCGCGCGTTCCGACGGTGGTGCCACCGCGACCGAGAAGCGCCGCTGCGCGTTGGACGCCGCCGTGGCCGTGGCGTTCGACGACGCCCAGCGGCTACACGGCTCACCCCGTCTGCACGCCGACCTGTGTGAGGCCGGATGGCGGGTGTCGGAGAAGACCGTGGCGGACTCGATGCGCCGCCAGGGCCTGGTCGCCCGCCGGATCAAGCGGCACAACGGGCTGACCCGCCAGGACCGCACGGCGCCGAAGTTCCCGGACCTGCTTCGTCGGGGTTTCACTGCGGCCGAGCCGAACCGCAGATGGGTCGGGGACATGACCGAGATCCCCACCGCGGCCGGGAAGTTGTATCTGGCCACGGTGATCGACCTGTACTCGCGGCGGCTGCTCGGCGCGGCCACGGGGCTGCACCCGAACCCCGAGCTGGCGTGTGCGGCGATCCGGATGGCGGTGGCGGCCCGCGGCGGGGCGGACCGAATCGCCGGGGTGATCTTCCACACCGACCGCGGGTCGACCTACACCGCGGGCGCGTTCACCGCTCTGTGTCGGCGGCTCGACATCCGTCAGTCGATGGGCCGGGTCGGGTCGTGTTTCGACAATGCCGCGGCGGAGGCGTTCTTCTCCAGCCTGGAGTGGGAAGTGCTGTCCCGCAACGACTTCGACACCATCAGTAGGGCGCGGGCGGCGGTCATCGACTGGTGTTACGGCTTCTACAACCACCGGCGGCGACACAGTGCCGCCGCCGGGCTCTCACCGATCAACTACGAGAACGCCGCCCTCACCCGAGACGCGGCATAA